A single Elaeis guineensis isolate ETL-2024a chromosome 15, EG11, whole genome shotgun sequence DNA region contains:
- the LOC105058552 gene encoding cyclic dof factor 1 has product MKAEESGRQREQQNRETGEMADSRDPAIKLFGKTIPLPAGGEAPAVSGDDEREKDEAKGSSDEEATHESTDMDHDSPNSEDKSGSPISSTANETPKNSADQETIPVKNLKPEEQKNEVNTSQERTKKKPDKILPCPRCNSLDTKFCYYNNYNVNQPRHFCRNCQRYWTAGGTMRNVPVGAGRRKNKNSMSQFRRITLSDAAFQTAGPEVPEPIHHTPQKPNGTVLSFGSDTPLCESMASVLNLAEKTGNNCNRNGFHRPEEQMIPFPAVENCDEHSTGSSVTASNSTDDGSGANMQEPVIQDCQGFPSRIPYINGSPWPYLWSPVPAFCPSSFPVSFHPAPAYWGCPVAGTWSIPWLLPLASSDNGSSGSGPNSPTLGKHSREGELLSHTNSEKGGSPKQSKQEGCLWIPKTLRIDDPEEAAKSSIWATLGFKHDTANGVSGGGLFKAFQKKVEVKNHTAETSPALHANPAALSRSLNFQESS; this is encoded by the exons ATGAAAGCCGAAGAGAGTGGAAGACAGAGAGAGCAACAGAATCGAGAGACTGGGGAGATGGCGGACAGCCGAGACCCGGCGATCAAGCTCTTCGGCAAGACGATCCCTTTGCCGGCCGGCGGCGAGGCCCCCGCCGTCTCTGGTGATGATGAACGAGAAAAAGATGAGGCTAAG GGTAGTTCAGATGAAGAAGCTACCCATGAATCCACGGACATGGATCATGACTCTCCAAATTCAGAAGATAAAAGCGGGTCACCGATATCGTCCACAGCAAACGAGACCCCAAAAAATTCTGCTGATCAAGAGACTATACCTGTGAAGAATCTAAAGCCCGAAGAACAAAAGAATGAAGTGAATACCTCTCAAGAGAGAACTAAAAAGAAGCCCGACAAGATACTTCCTTGTCCTCGGTGCAACAGCCTAGACACCAAGTTTTGTTACTACAACAACTACAACGTCAACCAGCCACGCCATTTCTGCAGGAACTGTCAGAGATACTGGACTGCTGGGGGCACCATGAGGAATGTGCCCGTGGGAGCTGGTCGACGTAAGAATAAGAACTCCATGTCCCAATTTCGCCGCATAACTCTATCAGATGCTGCTTTCCAGACCGCTGGACCTGAAGTTCCTGAGCCAATCCATCACACCCCACAAAAACCCAATGGTACTGTTCTTAGTTTCGGCTCTGATACCCCTCTCTGTGAATCTATGGCCTCTGTATTGAATCTTGCCGAGAAGACAGGGAACAATTGTAATCGAAATGGGTTCCATCGGCCAGAAGAGCAGATGATTCCATTTCCTGCTGTAGAAAATTGCGATGAGCACTCGACTGGATCTTCGGTGACAGCTTCGAATTCTACTGATGATGGAAGTGGTGCTAATATGCAAGAGCCAGTTATTCAAGACTGTCAAGGATTTCCATCTCGAATCCCATATATTAATGGATCACCTTGGCCATATCTCTGGAGTCCAGTTCCTGCTTTCTGCCCCTCGAGCTTTCCTGTTTCATTTCACCCTGCACCGGCATATTGGGGTTGCCCGGTTGCTGGCACTTGGAGCATCCCATGGCTGTTGCCTCTTGCTTCTTCAGACAATGGCTCTTCAGGATCTGGACCCAATTCTCCAACCTTGGGCAAGCATTCAAGGGAAGGAGAACTGCTCAGCCATACCAATTCAGAGAAAGGAGGTagtcctaagcagagcaaacagGAGGGATGCCTCTGGATTCCTAAAACATTGAGGATCGATGACCCCGAAGAAGCTGCAAAGAGCTCCATATGGGCAACCCTGGGTTTCAAACATGACACTGCTAATGGAGTTAGTGGTGGTGGGCTATTCAAAGCCTTCCAGAAGAAGGTGGAGGTAAAGAATCACACTGCAGAGACCTCCCCAGCCTTACATGCCAATCCTGCCGCTTTGTCACGGTCCCTCAACTTCCAGGAGAGCTCATAG
- the LOC105036812 gene encoding uncharacterized protein — MEGPDLPKRFPDLGGDAISHHPKAKIRIIQRRVVYQGNDGKASFLALVLMSALVFLSSSQGYGRSIRVMRHYGRWHSPEPLVHQENSGIERDMMEVEIDYREPGANTNPRSGRFLNSPTLPPVP; from the exons ATGGAGGGGCCGGATCTCCCCAAGCGGTTTCCGGATTTAGGCGGTGACGCTATCAGTCATCATCCCAAAGCCAAAATACGCATTATTCAACGAAGAGTAGTATACCAAGGAAACGATGGGAAGGCCTCGTTTCTGGCACTGGTTCTCATGTCAGCCCTtgtcttcctctcctcctctcaGG GATATGGGAGAAGCATTAGGGTGATGAGGCATTATGGGAGGTGGCATTCTCCTGAGCCTTTAGTACATCAG GAAAATTCAGGGATAGAGAGGGATATGATGGAGGTGGAGATCGATTATAGAGAACCTGGAGCCAACACTAACCCAAGGAGTGGGAGATTTCTCAATTCTCCAACCTTACCTCCTGTTCCCTAA